A genomic segment from archaeon BMS3Bbin15 encodes:
- a CDS encoding DHH family protein: MIICIAHKKDLDGLGSHAIVRRYAKKENLDIEHHFVSYDDLGEVFRQIEGSEGNLIVVADLGYNSKIPLETVKSLCVNNRFIWIDHHDWSSGRRLLGAGFKFIHSNKLCAAELAWNYFLPEDKVAERIARLAHIHDFRDEDELAWKLYDVISSGYDKLKFVDFLARGITWNDVFQEVYENYQKVKEKGYDYLEKHMVWVKVGKYSCIIAISKKYLSSTLASLYLQEKGSDFVVVLYPDGKMSFRRNNPEVNLAKMAELFNGGGRAVAAGGRLDKEVNEENFKIVTEEIVDIISRKIQEIAPVQE; the protein is encoded by the coding sequence ATGATTATATGTATAGCTCATAAAAAGGATCTTGATGGGCTGGGTTCCCATGCCATAGTCAGAAGATATGCAAAAAAGGAAAATTTGGATATTGAGCATCACTTCGTAAGTTACGATGACCTGGGTGAGGTTTTCAGACAGATTGAAGGGTCGGAAGGAAACTTGATAGTGGTGGCAGACCTTGGCTACAACTCGAAAATTCCACTGGAAACTGTGAAATCTCTCTGCGTAAATAACAGATTCATATGGATAGACCACCATGACTGGAGTTCAGGCAGGAGGCTTCTTGGGGCAGGTTTCAAGTTTATTCATAGCAATAAGCTATGTGCGGCTGAACTTGCATGGAATTACTTTCTGCCTGAAGATAAGGTTGCGGAGAGGATAGCAAGGCTTGCCCATATTCATGACTTTCGTGATGAAGATGAACTGGCATGGAAGCTTTATGATGTAATTTCCAGCGGGTATGATAAGCTAAAGTTTGTTGATTTTCTTGCAAGGGGCATAACCTGGAATGATGTATTTCAGGAGGTCTATGAAAATTATCAGAAGGTTAAGGAGAAGGGTTATGATTATCTTGAGAAGCACATGGTTTGGGTTAAAGTGGGTAAGTACTCCTGTATTATAGCTATTTCAAAGAAATATCTGAGCTCAACTCTTGCCAGCCTTTATCTTCAGGAGAAGGGCAGCGACTTTGTAGTAGTGCTTTATCCTGATGGGAAGATGAGCTTCAGAAGGAATAATCCCGAGGTGAATCTTGCAAAAATGGCAGAGCTCTTCAATGGTGGGGGAAGGGCTGTGGCAGCAGGAGGCAGGCTGGATAAGGAGGTCAATGAGGAAAACTTTAAGATAGTTACTGAGGAGATTGTAGATATAATAAGTAGAAAGATTCAAGAAATTGCACCTGTTCAGGAATGA
- the tatC2 gene encoding sec-independent protein translocase protein TatCy: MELKDFFRFSIMVRRKLIYFVLLFVVLFLGFFQVSGFIIEKIRQDFLPHSAKLIATGMMETIMVEIQIAAILSLVVLGPASALFYFRKRISKNTIIWFVSSIILFIIGFSFTYFFFLPTTINVLTLLTIDASVSPYYSINKFIFFTFFTIIIFCLIFQMPLLIIWLVLRGIIDIETLKQKRRHFYVAIFVIAAVVTGPTALTQILLAVPLIFLYELSIFVSGYLLKLRK, from the coding sequence ATGGAACTAAAGGATTTCTTCAGATTTTCAATTATGGTAAGAAGAAAACTTATATATTTTGTTTTACTTTTTGTTGTATTATTCTTAGGTTTTTTTCAGGTTTCAGGATTTATAATAGAGAAGATAAGACAGGATTTCCTACCACATAGTGCAAAACTCATAGCAACAGGCATGATGGAAACAATAATGGTGGAAATTCAGATTGCAGCTATATTATCCCTGGTTGTTCTTGGTCCGGCTTCTGCTCTTTTCTACTTTAGAAAGAGAATTTCAAAAAATACGATTATCTGGTTTGTTTCTTCAATTATACTTTTTATAATTGGTTTCTCTTTCACATATTTCTTTTTTCTTCCCACTACCATTAATGTTTTAACTCTTTTGACTATTGATGCAAGTGTTTCTCCATACTACTCTATCAATAAGTTTATATTTTTCACATTTTTTACCATTATAATTTTCTGCCTTATTTTTCAGATGCCACTGCTTATAATCTGGCTTGTTCTGAGAGGTATTATAGATATAGAGACGCTAAAACAGAAAAGAAGGCATTTCTACGTTGCTATCTTTGTTATTGCGGCGGTAGTTACAGGCCCAACAGCTCTGACCCAGATTCTCCTTGCTGTGCCTTTAATATTTCTTTATGAGCTCAGCATATTTGTTTCAGGTTATTTACTGAAACTCAGGAAATGA